A genome region from Natronosalvus rutilus includes the following:
- a CDS encoding adenosylcobalamin-dependent ribonucleoside-diphosphate reductase, with amino-acid sequence MSESELTADDLTLPIKRTEGETLEERMTANAYQNILPARYLRKDADGELAETQEELFERVGKNIALAEAVYEANNQDLEITVTPDQLKPGHPRRDELAAEVFGEGTTVDDDIETTLTERNVNKFAYDTIVPELPEPVREHVEDVAETFIEGMESLSFMPNSPTLMNAGDELQQLSACFVMSPDDDLADIHETAKKAAEVFQSGGGVGYGFWQLRPFGDSVGSTGGIASGPITFMRTYDQLCETIAQGGTRRGAQMGIMRVSHPDVIEFIHAKNKDVSLAHTLRLNDPDDYTYTTFAEALEEARDLIDDDGKVPKHLRNAVEGHLSNFNISVGVTDAFMEAVQDGEEYTFTNPRTEEPHIATAETKEMYERYDLGEYVEVGEPLSVPAELIWERIVEGAHENGEPGVIYLERVNKEHSFDVEEHPDHRILATNPCGEQPLEEFEACNLGHINLSTLADFDAPDWRVWSAEHADEYESHEEAVAAFLEDAIDWEAFDERIEYGTRFLENVVTMSDFPVEEIEETVRRMRKIGLGIMGLAQLYIQLGIKYGSDEGNEVARQLMTHINHGAKATSHELAEERGSFADWDDSKYANPTEYREWFEGQTGESADDWTDGYPIRNHNVTTIAPTGTTSMVGNTTGGCEPIYNVAYYKNVTDDVQGDEMLVEFDDYFLRVLEANDVDVEAAKREAQEQMATNQFDGVEGLETVPDAIGELFVITADLSAKDHAAVQCACQEGVDSAISKTVNAPNDSTLEDAKDVFEWVYEHGGKGVTYYRDGTRTKQVLTTRADNTEYADEQEAAEALLEQIDDIFGGLEQFLESADVREVLEADGATLGDEDEPVTVDFAEKRERPDSLQGVSQRIDTGYGKVYVTINEDPETGQPFELFANIGHSGGFTNSFTEALAKVISTSLRSGVDPEEVIDELCGTRSPKVAWDKGEQIQSIPDAIGTAMRRYLDDEIDKPYPRQQTLEESADAETDAETGLETDVEVVDTDHETDGGAATADERDATQDLIDAGESPECPSCGSLSLYFSEGCKTCESCGWSEC; translated from the coding sequence ATGAGCGAGTCCGAACTCACCGCGGACGACCTCACGTTACCGATCAAGCGCACCGAAGGGGAGACACTCGAGGAGCGAATGACGGCCAACGCCTACCAGAACATCCTTCCTGCCCGCTACCTCCGGAAGGACGCCGACGGCGAACTCGCCGAGACCCAGGAGGAGTTGTTCGAGCGCGTCGGGAAGAACATCGCGCTGGCCGAGGCGGTGTACGAGGCGAACAACCAGGACCTCGAGATCACGGTCACGCCAGACCAGCTCAAGCCGGGTCACCCGCGCCGGGACGAACTCGCCGCGGAGGTATTCGGGGAGGGGACCACCGTGGACGACGATATCGAGACAACGCTGACCGAGCGGAACGTCAACAAGTTCGCCTACGACACGATCGTTCCCGAACTCCCGGAACCCGTGCGGGAGCACGTCGAGGACGTCGCCGAGACGTTCATCGAGGGGATGGAGAGCCTCTCGTTCATGCCGAACTCGCCGACGCTGATGAACGCCGGCGACGAACTCCAGCAGCTCTCGGCGTGTTTCGTCATGAGCCCCGACGACGATCTTGCAGACATCCACGAGACGGCCAAGAAGGCCGCCGAGGTTTTCCAGTCCGGCGGCGGCGTCGGCTACGGCTTCTGGCAACTGCGCCCGTTCGGAGACAGCGTCGGCTCTACGGGCGGCATCGCCTCCGGGCCGATCACCTTCATGCGGACATACGACCAGCTCTGTGAAACCATCGCGCAGGGCGGGACGCGGCGAGGCGCCCAGATGGGCATCATGCGCGTCTCGCACCCGGACGTCATCGAGTTCATCCACGCCAAGAACAAGGACGTCTCGCTGGCGCACACCCTGCGGCTCAACGACCCCGACGACTATACGTACACGACGTTCGCCGAGGCGCTCGAGGAGGCCCGCGACCTGATCGACGACGACGGGAAGGTACCGAAACACCTGCGCAACGCCGTCGAGGGCCACCTCTCGAACTTCAACATCTCCGTGGGCGTCACGGACGCGTTCATGGAAGCCGTCCAGGACGGCGAGGAGTACACGTTCACCAACCCGCGGACCGAGGAGCCTCACATCGCCACCGCCGAGACCAAAGAGATGTACGAGCGCTACGACCTCGGCGAGTACGTCGAGGTTGGCGAACCGCTCTCGGTGCCCGCCGAACTCATCTGGGAACGCATCGTCGAGGGCGCCCACGAGAACGGCGAACCGGGGGTCATCTACCTCGAGCGGGTCAACAAGGAACACTCCTTCGACGTCGAGGAGCACCCCGACCACCGGATTCTGGCGACGAATCCCTGCGGCGAACAGCCGCTCGAGGAGTTCGAGGCCTGCAACCTGGGCCACATCAACCTCTCGACGCTGGCGGACTTCGACGCCCCCGACTGGCGGGTCTGGTCGGCCGAACACGCCGACGAGTACGAGAGCCACGAAGAGGCCGTCGCCGCGTTCCTCGAGGACGCCATCGACTGGGAGGCGTTCGACGAGCGCATCGAGTACGGGACTCGCTTCCTCGAGAACGTCGTCACCATGTCCGACTTCCCGGTCGAGGAGATCGAAGAGACCGTTCGCCGGATGCGCAAAATCGGGCTGGGCATCATGGGCCTCGCCCAGCTGTACATCCAGCTCGGCATCAAGTACGGCAGCGACGAGGGCAACGAGGTCGCCCGCCAGCTGATGACCCACATCAACCACGGCGCGAAAGCGACCAGCCACGAACTCGCCGAAGAGCGCGGCTCCTTCGCCGACTGGGACGACTCGAAGTACGCGAACCCCACCGAGTACCGCGAGTGGTTCGAGGGTCAGACCGGCGAGTCCGCCGACGACTGGACCGACGGCTACCCCATCCGGAACCACAACGTGACGACCATCGCGCCCACCGGTACGACCTCGATGGTCGGCAACACGACCGGCGGTTGTGAACCCATCTACAACGTCGCCTACTACAAAAACGTCACCGACGACGTCCAGGGCGACGAGATGCTCGTCGAGTTCGACGACTACTTCCTCCGCGTGCTCGAGGCCAACGACGTCGACGTCGAGGCCGCGAAACGCGAGGCCCAGGAACAGATGGCCACGAACCAGTTCGACGGCGTCGAGGGACTCGAGACGGTCCCGGACGCCATCGGCGAACTGTTCGTCATCACCGCGGACCTCTCGGCGAAAGATCACGCCGCGGTCCAGTGTGCCTGTCAGGAGGGCGTCGACTCCGCGATTTCGAAGACGGTCAACGCGCCCAACGACTCCACGCTCGAGGACGCCAAGGACGTCTTCGAGTGGGTCTACGAGCACGGCGGCAAGGGCGTCACCTACTACCGAGACGGCACCCGGACGAAGCAGGTGTTAACGACGCGAGCCGACAACACGGAGTACGCCGACGAGCAGGAAGCGGCCGAAGCGTTGCTCGAGCAGATCGACGACATCTTCGGCGGCCTCGAGCAGTTCTTAGAGAGCGCGGACGTCCGGGAGGTCCTCGAGGCCGACGGGGCGACCCTCGGCGACGAGGACGAACCCGTCACAGTCGACTTCGCCGAGAAGCGCGAACGTCCCGATTCGCTCCAGGGCGTGAGCCAGCGGATCGACACCGGCTACGGCAAGGTGTACGTGACGATCAACGAGGACCCCGAGACCGGCCAGCCGTTCGAACTCTTCGCGAACATCGGTCACTCCGGCGGCTTCACGAACTCCTTCACTGAGGCGCTCGCGAAGGTCATCTCCACGTCGCTGCGTTCGGGCGTCGATCCCGAGGAAGTCATCGACGAACTCTGTGGGACCCGGAGTCCGAAAGTCGCCTGGGACAAGGGCGAACAGATCCAGTCGATTCCGGACGCCATCGGTACCGCGATGCGTCGGTATCTCGACGACGAAATCGACAAACCCTACCCGCGACAGCAGACGCTCGAGGAGTCAGCGGACGCCGAGACTGACGCCGAAACCGGTCTCGAGACCGACGTAGAGGTCGTCGATACCGACCACGAGACCGACGGCGGTGCGGCGACTGCGGACGAACGAGACGCCACGCAGGACCTCATCGACGCCGGCGAGTCACCGGAGTGTCCCTCCTGTGGATCGCTCTCGCTGTACTTCTCGGAGGGGTGTAAGACCTGCGAGTCCTGCGGTTGGAGCGAGTGTTGA
- a CDS encoding antibiotic biosynthesis monooxygenase family protein, with translation MYLVTFRLDPGEYDAEFHELNDSIQAVAEETDGYRGKRTWNDPASDEVLVVYYWETLDALDAFGADADHKRAKQRWTEWYDAYEVTITDVIETYGSGFGDSADPPK, from the coding sequence ATGTACCTGGTTACGTTTCGCCTGGATCCGGGAGAGTACGATGCGGAGTTCCACGAGTTGAACGATTCAATCCAGGCCGTTGCCGAAGAGACGGACGGGTATCGCGGCAAACGAACGTGGAACGACCCAGCAAGTGACGAGGTGCTCGTCGTCTACTACTGGGAGACACTCGATGCGCTCGATGCGTTTGGCGCGGATGCAGACCACAAACGAGCGAAACAGCGGTGGACTGAGTGGTACGACGCGTACGAAGTCACCATTACGGATGTCATCGAAACGTATGGAAGCGGATTCGGTGACTCCGCAGACCCGCCCAAGTAG
- a CDS encoding HVO_2523 family zinc finger protein, with protein MTDAGPACPSCGAHLYKRHCKYVCPQHGVVYDCSDPFR; from the coding sequence ATGACCGACGCTGGACCCGCGTGTCCCAGTTGCGGGGCCCACCTCTACAAACGTCACTGCAAGTACGTCTGTCCGCAACACGGCGTCGTCTACGATTGTTCTGATCCGTTTCGATAG
- a CDS encoding response regulator transcription factor, translated as MPTKPTILGVDDERDLVDLYASWMRDSYAVRTAYTGRGALEQLSDEVDVVLLDRQMPDLTGDEVLDELRRRGHDCWVIMVTAVDPGLDIIDLDVDDYVTKPVSRTTLTRLIETLRAKSRYGQHGRREVAALSNKKEAIDGSLSIDDLEGTERYRQLEADLQELGNSMGDGFAEGE; from the coding sequence ATGCCCACCAAACCGACGATTCTCGGCGTCGACGACGAGCGCGACCTGGTCGACCTCTACGCGAGCTGGATGCGCGACAGCTACGCCGTTCGCACCGCCTACACGGGTCGCGGCGCACTCGAGCAGTTGAGCGACGAGGTCGACGTCGTGCTGCTCGATCGACAGATGCCCGATCTCACCGGCGACGAGGTCCTGGACGAACTCCGCCGTCGAGGCCACGACTGCTGGGTCATCATGGTCACCGCCGTCGACCCCGGACTCGACATCATCGATCTCGACGTCGACGACTACGTGACGAAGCCGGTCTCGCGAACGACGTTGACGCGCCTGATCGAAACCCTCCGCGCGAAGTCGCGATACGGTCAGCACGGTCGCCGCGAAGTGGCGGCCCTCTCGAACAAGAAGGAAGCGATCGACGGTTCCCTCTCGATCGATGACCTGGAAGGAACCGAGCGATACCGACAACTCGAGGCGGATCTGCAGGAACTCGGTAACTCGATGGGAGACGGGTTTGCCGAAGGGGAATAG
- a CDS encoding TVP38/TMEM64 family protein, whose product MASPITTRALLGTVLVGLVFLASLLVSPSATVGVLESVAGDPYRFGLAVAVLYAVRPLFAWPTTPLAVLVGYGYGAVLGLPVALFGVSLTVIPTYLVVRWLVGGTDRLAGEGRPLAGILGRSCDVIDQYYDAVGPVRGVVTSRLAPIPSDVATAAAAVSEVRLRHLVVGTALGELPWTIAAVLVGASAANLTNDVLVDGVGQHGLVLAGSAAVVAVALFAPSIYSHLRTGSTARTSLE is encoded by the coding sequence ATGGCGTCGCCGATCACCACTCGAGCCCTCCTCGGGACGGTACTCGTGGGTCTCGTCTTCCTCGCGAGCCTGCTCGTCTCGCCGTCGGCCACGGTCGGCGTGCTCGAATCCGTCGCCGGCGACCCGTACCGGTTCGGACTCGCCGTCGCCGTCCTGTACGCTGTCCGGCCCCTCTTCGCGTGGCCGACGACGCCGCTCGCCGTCCTAGTCGGCTACGGCTATGGCGCGGTTCTCGGCCTCCCCGTCGCCCTGTTCGGCGTCTCGCTGACCGTAATTCCGACCTACCTCGTGGTTCGCTGGCTCGTCGGGGGAACCGACCGGTTGGCCGGCGAGGGACGCCCACTCGCAGGCATCCTCGGGCGGAGTTGCGACGTGATCGACCAGTACTACGACGCCGTCGGCCCCGTTCGCGGCGTCGTCACGTCGCGACTCGCCCCGATTCCCTCGGACGTCGCGACGGCCGCCGCCGCCGTCAGCGAGGTCCGGCTTCGACACCTCGTCGTCGGAACGGCCCTCGGTGAGCTGCCGTGGACGATCGCAGCCGTTCTCGTCGGTGCCTCGGCGGCCAATCTCACGAACGACGTCCTGGTCGACGGGGTCGGTCAGCACGGGCTCGTCCTCGCCGGATCGGCGGCGGTCGTCGCCGTCGCACTGTTCGCACCGTCGATCTACAGCCATCTCCGAACCGGGTCGACCGCGAGGACGTCGCTCGAGTGA
- a CDS encoding DUF5830 family protein: MAEDDRVDLGLALLERLEHESLPLPAVVDRIETITTDPAVTRTILDEAELRGIIDREDGIVRVKSRQYVRFEEQVVTRDGEFSCRRCGAGLSTGHFIKLEAGELGPFGSSCIRKVTGRE, translated from the coding sequence ATGGCCGAAGACGACCGCGTCGACCTCGGACTCGCTCTCCTCGAGCGACTCGAGCACGAGTCGCTCCCGCTCCCGGCGGTCGTCGACCGGATCGAGACGATCACTACGGATCCCGCGGTGACGCGAACGATCCTCGACGAGGCGGAACTGCGTGGCATCATCGACCGGGAGGACGGCATCGTTCGCGTGAAGAGCCGCCAGTACGTCCGGTTCGAAGAACAGGTCGTCACCAGGGACGGCGAGTTCTCCTGTCGACGCTGTGGCGCCGGGCTCTCGACGGGTCACTTCATCAAGCTCGAGGCCGGCGAACTCGGGCCGTTTGGCTCGTCGTGTATCAGGAAAGTCACGGGGCGAGAGTGA
- a CDS encoding DUF7115 domain-containing protein, which produces MTVPGIVQSTLEGEEIAARVPLGGDDELFITPSRTIIYRAEGLLSDESVDTFSHDADRLTLSEGRRKTRFTLEYPLDGEREFTIPGNRTDEVLHPVLAGVLTGNDITDSGETVLKTFRFSELTLIITSDRLVKHIGEAVWDSDFEQYHYADVTNLSFEDGSVATQVVLGVDGRQQRIKAPNDQADEVAERLKRALCSFHDVETLEELNALLAADEDDADEPTTESASGVDFGIGVDPLDANPPEPDDLGGETTASQEPTETDSSSDPLGSSSAFDLGSNTDEGAGQTAQQQTADDALHDESSVTGRSSVSTGTVRDTSTTDSPSADPELLERIESLESAVEAQTELLEAQQATIEQLIEELRQGR; this is translated from the coding sequence ATGACCGTTCCCGGTATCGTCCAGTCGACGCTCGAGGGCGAGGAAATCGCCGCTCGAGTGCCACTCGGTGGTGACGACGAACTGTTCATCACACCCTCCAGGACCATCATCTATCGCGCCGAAGGACTGCTGAGCGACGAATCCGTCGACACGTTCTCGCACGACGCCGACCGACTCACCCTCTCGGAGGGGCGCCGAAAGACACGATTTACGCTCGAGTACCCCCTCGATGGCGAACGCGAGTTCACGATTCCGGGCAATCGAACCGACGAGGTCCTCCACCCCGTTCTCGCCGGCGTCCTCACCGGCAACGACATCACCGACTCGGGCGAAACCGTCCTCAAGACGTTCCGCTTCAGCGAACTCACCCTGATCATCACGAGCGATCGACTCGTCAAACACATCGGCGAGGCCGTCTGGGACAGCGACTTCGAGCAGTACCACTACGCCGACGTGACGAACCTCTCCTTCGAGGACGGCAGCGTCGCCACGCAGGTCGTCCTCGGGGTGGACGGTCGCCAGCAGCGGATCAAAGCCCCGAATGACCAGGCCGACGAGGTCGCTGAACGCCTCAAGCGCGCGCTCTGTTCGTTCCACGACGTCGAGACGCTCGAGGAACTCAACGCACTCCTCGCAGCAGACGAAGACGATGCAGACGAACCGACGACCGAGTCGGCGTCAGGCGTCGACTTTGGTATCGGTGTCGACCCGCTGGATGCGAACCCACCGGAGCCAGACGACCTCGGCGGGGAGACGACCGCGAGCCAGGAACCGACCGAGACCGACTCATCCAGCGACCCACTCGGCTCCTCGAGCGCCTTCGATTTGGGGTCAAATACGGACGAAGGTGCCGGGCAGACAGCCCAGCAGCAGACCGCCGACGACGCCCTGCACGACGAATCCAGCGTGACCGGTCGATCTTCGGTCTCGACCGGCACAGTCCGGGACACGTCGACGACCGACTCGCCCTCGGCCGACCCGGAGCTGCTCGAGCGGATCGAGTCGCTCGAGTCGGCCGTCGAGGCCCAGACCGAGTTGCTCGAGGCGCAGCAGGCGACTATCGAACAGTTGATCGAGGAGCTTCGGCAGGGTCGATAA
- a CDS encoding sensor histidine kinase: MSTSSRLRGEVIGRYAVMGLGLLYVLVGAGYFVTVVSEGTSLGSAFVVFSFIAGSGLVVFVGGYRLPKSSIDRRFYSSVARWSLLGIGGMLGILGIYHAQPDMALEDPQRSLAVLTALSCVAGFGIGTYAARAKTNALELERQNRALERVQDQLEETNEQFERSNERLEQFAYVASHDLQEPLRMVTSYLQLIESRYADELDEDGEEFIEYAVDGAERMRAMIDGLLEYSRVETQREPFEPVDLDDVFADVRKNLELKLRERDADLEVDDLPRVEGDPSQLRQLFQNLVSNAIEYSGDEPPIIDVTAERDGERWVVSVRDEGVGIDPDETERIFDIFQRLHSEDEVSGTGIGLAVCKRIAERHDGDIRVESEPGEGSTFSVTLPAVGGDA; the protein is encoded by the coding sequence ATGTCGACGTCATCTCGTCTACGTGGAGAAGTAATTGGACGATACGCGGTGATGGGACTCGGTCTCCTGTACGTCTTGGTCGGCGCTGGGTACTTCGTCACGGTGGTGTCCGAGGGAACGTCGCTCGGATCCGCGTTCGTCGTCTTCTCGTTTATCGCCGGGTCAGGCCTCGTCGTCTTCGTCGGCGGGTATCGTCTCCCGAAGTCGTCCATCGACCGTCGATTCTACTCGTCCGTCGCGCGGTGGTCGCTTCTCGGAATCGGCGGAATGCTCGGTATTCTGGGGATCTATCACGCGCAACCGGACATGGCGCTCGAAGACCCTCAGCGGTCGCTCGCCGTTCTTACCGCGTTGAGTTGCGTCGCCGGGTTCGGCATCGGAACCTACGCCGCCCGGGCCAAAACGAACGCCCTCGAACTCGAGCGACAGAATCGGGCCCTCGAGCGAGTCCAGGACCAACTCGAGGAGACGAACGAACAGTTCGAGCGATCGAACGAGCGACTCGAGCAGTTCGCGTACGTCGCCTCCCACGACCTCCAGGAACCGCTTCGAATGGTCACCAGTTATCTCCAGTTGATCGAGAGTCGCTACGCCGACGAACTCGACGAGGACGGCGAGGAGTTCATCGAGTACGCCGTGGACGGTGCGGAGCGAATGCGAGCGATGATCGACGGGCTCCTCGAGTACTCGCGCGTCGAGACGCAGCGGGAACCGTTCGAACCGGTCGACCTGGACGACGTCTTCGCTGACGTTCGCAAAAACCTCGAGCTCAAGCTTCGAGAGCGCGACGCCGATCTCGAGGTGGACGACCTCCCCCGCGTCGAAGGCGATCCGAGCCAGCTTCGTCAGCTCTTCCAGAACCTCGTCTCGAACGCGATTGAGTACAGCGGCGACGAACCACCAATAATCGACGTGACGGCCGAACGGGATGGCGAACGCTGGGTCGTCTCGGTTCGCGACGAGGGGGTCGGGATCGATCCGGACGAGACGGAACGTATCTTCGACATTTTCCAGCGGCTCCACAGCGAGGACGAGGTATCAGGAACCGGCATCGGCCTCGCGGTCTGTAAGCGGATCGCGGAGCGCCACGACGGCGATATCCGGGTCGAATCCGAGCCCGGCGAGGGCTCGACGTTTTCGGTTACGCTTCCGGCGGTGGGCGGCGACGCGTGA
- a CDS encoding helix-turn-helix domain-containing protein: protein MTTVAELEVPAGHFAAATAFERIPSLEFQFAGVVGEGPPLVWVSGASRNEIQEALEADPTLSVLASLTDASRERWLFRLEFDAPITQFQEVIADHGGAILETTGEDHHWTIELLFHDRESLSAAHDELLDQEFSVSVRRMTELDGDLSEETPLTETQYETIVTAHELGYFDVPRKVTLKELADELGISHQALSERLRRSHAALVSAKLADGDQQKVDL from the coding sequence ATGACGACAGTCGCCGAACTCGAGGTCCCCGCCGGCCACTTCGCTGCAGCGACCGCGTTCGAGCGTATCCCGTCGCTCGAGTTCCAGTTCGCAGGGGTGGTCGGGGAGGGCCCGCCACTCGTGTGGGTGTCGGGGGCGAGTCGCAACGAGATTCAGGAGGCGCTCGAGGCGGATCCGACGCTGTCGGTGCTCGCCAGTCTGACTGACGCCAGCCGCGAACGCTGGCTCTTTCGCCTCGAGTTCGACGCGCCGATCACGCAGTTCCAGGAAGTGATCGCCGATCACGGCGGAGCCATCCTCGAGACGACCGGCGAAGATCACCACTGGACGATCGAACTGCTCTTTCACGATCGAGAGTCGCTATCGGCCGCGCACGACGAACTGCTGGACCAAGAGTTCTCCGTCTCGGTGCGTCGCATGACGGAACTGGACGGCGACCTCAGCGAGGAGACGCCGCTCACGGAGACCCAGTACGAGACGATCGTCACAGCGCACGAACTGGGATACTTCGACGTGCCGCGAAAGGTGACCCTGAAAGAACTCGCGGACGAACTCGGTATCTCTCACCAGGCGCTATCGGAACGATTGCGGCGAAGCCACGCGGCGCTCGTGAGTGCCAAGCTAGCCGATGGAGACCAGCAGAAAGTCGATCTCTGA
- a CDS encoding hemolysin family protein gives MVDVALSVGQILVAFVLVFLNGFFVAAEFAYVRIRATAVDALVEEGRSGATILEDAMDNLDDYLAVTQLGITISSLGLGWIGEPAVAALLEPVLVSVLPEGVIHLVAFAVGFSIITFLHVVFGELAPKTIAIAEAERVALIVARPMKLFYYVFIPGLVVFNGTANFFTRLIGIPPASENEEVLTQEEILAVLSTAGRKGNIEMAEVEIIERVFDLDELSVQAVMVPRPDVITISADAPLPAVRSRIVEEGHTRYPVIDPDTDDQIEGFLDAKDVLQATHENPDADALTAGDIAREMLVYPETGSVTDLLEQIQRERKQMVAIVDEWGVFEGIVTVEDVVEELVGDIRDDFDAATSEPEIDRRADGSYVVDGGVTVSRLNETLETAFEADGVETVGGLILSRAGRVPDVGDEFEIDAYEFTVAAVDGARISQVQVRDVEEGTADPAEGSSLE, from the coding sequence ATGGTAGACGTCGCCCTCTCGGTTGGTCAAATCCTCGTCGCGTTCGTCCTGGTCTTCCTGAACGGCTTTTTCGTCGCCGCGGAGTTCGCGTACGTTCGGATTCGAGCGACGGCCGTCGACGCGCTCGTCGAGGAAGGGCGCTCGGGGGCGACCATCCTGGAGGACGCGATGGACAACCTCGACGATTACCTCGCCGTGACCCAGCTCGGCATCACCATTTCCTCGCTCGGTCTCGGCTGGATCGGCGAACCCGCCGTTGCAGCCCTGCTCGAGCCAGTACTGGTGTCCGTCTTGCCTGAAGGGGTGATCCACCTCGTCGCCTTCGCCGTCGGATTCAGTATCATCACCTTCCTGCACGTCGTCTTCGGCGAACTGGCCCCGAAGACGATCGCGATCGCCGAAGCGGAGCGTGTGGCGTTGATCGTCGCCCGACCGATGAAGCTCTTCTATTACGTGTTTATCCCCGGGCTCGTCGTCTTCAACGGGACGGCGAATTTCTTCACGCGGCTCATCGGTATTCCGCCGGCCTCCGAGAACGAGGAGGTGCTGACTCAGGAGGAGATCCTCGCCGTGCTGTCGACGGCTGGCCGAAAGGGCAACATCGAGATGGCCGAAGTCGAAATAATCGAGCGCGTGTTCGACCTCGACGAACTCTCGGTCCAGGCGGTCATGGTTCCCCGGCCGGACGTGATCACCATCTCCGCGGACGCACCGCTTCCGGCCGTTCGGTCCAGAATCGTCGAGGAAGGCCACACTCGCTACCCGGTCATCGACCCCGACACCGACGATCAGATCGAGGGATTCCTCGACGCCAAAGACGTCCTCCAGGCTACACACGAAAATCCCGACGCCGATGCGCTGACAGCCGGCGACATCGCCCGTGAGATGCTCGTCTATCCGGAGACCGGTTCAGTCACCGACCTCCTCGAGCAGATCCAGCGCGAACGAAAGCAAATGGTCGCCATCGTCGACGAGTGGGGCGTGTTCGAGGGTATCGTGACCGTCGAGGACGTCGTCGAAGAACTCGTCGGCGACATTCGCGACGACTTCGACGCGGCCACGAGCGAGCCGGAGATCGACCGGCGAGCGGACGGCAGCTACGTCGTCGACGGCGGAGTCACGGTCTCGAGGCTCAACGAGACGCTCGAGACCGCGTTCGAGGCCGACGGCGTCGAGACCGTCGGTGGATTGATCCTGTCTCGAGCGGGTCGCGTCCCGGACGTCGGTGACGAGTTCGAGATCGACGCGTACGAGTTCACCGTTGCAGCGGTCGACGGGGCACGTATCTCGCAAGTCCAGGTCCGGGACGTGGAAGAAGGGACCGCCGACCCCGCAGAAGGTTCGAGTCTCGAGTGA
- a CDS encoding aminoglycoside N(3)-acetyltransferase — MSERDAIEAVNEPVTVSSLVDDLWALGLTAGDTVLVHSSLSSLGWVCVDAQTVVDALMAAVTEAGTLVMPTHSGQYSNPAVWSNPPVPDDWIDTIRRERPPYRPATTPTRGVGTVPECFRSYPDVYRSQHPSVSFAAWGADAESIVADHAFDDGLGERSPLAGVYDRAGSILLLGVDHGANTSLHLAEYRADIDPSRTDNVATVLEDGEPASVTYQDIETDTSDFATLGNAFEDEHDSSVRRGSVGAADARLIPQRAMVDFAVGWLEKNR, encoded by the coding sequence ATGTCCGAACGAGATGCGATCGAAGCAGTGAACGAGCCCGTGACAGTGTCGTCGCTCGTCGACGACCTCTGGGCGCTCGGGCTGACGGCGGGTGATACGGTGCTCGTCCACTCTTCGCTCAGTTCCCTCGGGTGGGTCTGCGTGGACGCCCAGACCGTCGTCGACGCGCTCATGGCCGCCGTAACCGAGGCGGGGACGCTCGTCATGCCGACCCACTCCGGACAGTACAGCAATCCGGCCGTCTGGTCGAATCCACCCGTTCCCGACGACTGGATCGACACGATCCGGCGGGAGCGACCGCCCTACCGACCGGCGACCACGCCGACACGCGGCGTCGGCACCGTTCCGGAGTGTTTTCGATCGTATCCCGACGTCTATCGGAGCCAGCACCCGAGCGTCTCGTTCGCAGCCTGGGGCGCCGACGCTGAATCCATCGTCGCCGACCACGCGTTCGACGACGGTCTGGGGGAGCGTTCGCCGCTGGCCGGCGTCTACGACCGCGCCGGCTCGATCCTTCTGTTAGGGGTCGATCACGGCGCCAACACCTCCCTCCACCTCGCCGAGTACCGGGCGGACATCGATCCGTCGAGGACCGACAACGTCGCCACCGTCCTCGAGGATGGCGAGCCGGCGTCAGTCACCTACCAGGACATCGAAACCGACACCAGCGACTTCGCGACCCTCGGCAATGCGTTCGAGGACGAACACGACTCGAGCGTCCGACGCGGATCGGTCGGCGCCGCCGACGCGCGGCTGATTCCCCAGCGAGCAATGGTCGACTTCGCCGTCGGCTGGCTCGAGAAGAATCGGTAA